One window from the genome of Butyrivibrio proteoclasticus B316 encodes:
- a CDS encoding DUF6465 family protein, with product MARKSSVERAIEATGGFKAASKNIVVQYQNMDRRMDDILQQIRNDVLSRGVNEADIAKVDVYIKPEEHKVFYVINEEINGSIDF from the coding sequence ATGGCTAGAAAAAGTAGTGTTGAACGCGCTATTGAAGCCACAGGCGGTTTCAAAGCAGCGTCCAAGAATATTGTAGTTCAGTATCAAAACATGGACCGCAGAATGGATGATATTCTGCAGCAAATTAGAAATGACGTGTTATCCAGGGGTGTCAACGAAGCCGACATTGCCAAGGTAGATGTTTACATCAAGCCTGAGGAGCACAAGGTTTTCTATGTTATTAATGAAGAAATCAATGGCAGCATAGATTTCTAA
- a CDS encoding substrate-binding domain-containing protein, producing the protein MSGNMKNKLHKFLIVVLTLAVAGTSSGYSTDTKKNTEDAENVVEFVHELDDYVPAKKSYNFYFTYKIVHPWWDAVALGMEDAQKKYLEKGVVITYEYMAPNAASYEDQIKRLALAEKGNYDVIGVDVADEEKISPVLDKMVASGQKVMTFSSSDAAPDCKRIAYVGNTHNYQDGADLTEALCQKLGYKGKIAILVGSHGAPCHEDRAKGAKDTIAKYKNMEIVAVEYDMDSIDVAHELAIKILKDYPDLDGFVCCNMSNPVGTARAVTELGSKAVIVGMDHDQEALRYLRDGVIYCLGVQDCYSIGFDTLQVAVKIADGNLPGDLFPDKTDENTTVIYQEEAAPMLEILYGDTSQ; encoded by the coding sequence ATGTCCGGAAATATGAAAAACAAACTTCATAAATTTCTGATTGTAGTGCTTACTCTTGCTGTTGCAGGCACAAGTAGTGGATATTCAACTGATACTAAGAAAAATACGGAAGACGCCGAAAACGTAGTAGAATTTGTCCATGAACTTGATGACTATGTTCCCGCCAAGAAAAGTTACAATTTTTACTTTACTTATAAGATAGTTCATCCCTGGTGGGATGCTGTTGCTCTAGGAATGGAAGATGCTCAGAAGAAATATCTTGAAAAGGGCGTAGTTATTACTTATGAATATATGGCTCCAAACGCTGCTTCTTATGAGGACCAGATTAAAAGGTTAGCCCTTGCTGAGAAAGGAAATTATGATGTTATCGGAGTAGATGTGGCAGATGAGGAAAAAATCTCCCCTGTGCTTGATAAAATGGTAGCATCCGGACAAAAAGTCATGACTTTCTCAAGTTCTGATGCGGCACCTGATTGCAAGCGAATTGCTTATGTTGGAAATACACATAATTATCAGGATGGGGCGGATTTAACAGAAGCTCTGTGCCAGAAGCTGGGCTACAAAGGAAAGATTGCTATACTTGTTGGAAGCCATGGAGCACCATGCCATGAAGACAGGGCAAAGGGAGCCAAGGACACTATAGCCAAATATAAAAATATGGAAATAGTAGCTGTAGAGTATGATATGGACTCCATCGATGTGGCGCATGAACTTGCTATAAAAATACTTAAGGATTATCCCGATCTGGATGGCTTTGTATGTTGTAACATGAGTAATCCTGTTGGAACGGCAAGAGCAGTTACTGAGCTTGGAAGTAAGGCGGTAATTGTAGGAATGGACCATGATCAGGAGGCACTTCGGTATCTCAGGGATGGGGTTATATACTGCCTTGGAGTGCAGGATTGCTATTCAATTGGCTTTGATACCCTGCAGGTTGCTGTGAAAATTGCAGATGGTAATTTGCCGGGAGATTTGTTCCCGGATAAAACTGATGAAAATACAACTGTTATTTATCAGGAAGAGGCTGCACCGATGCTGGAAATCTTGTATGGAGATACTTCTCAATGA
- a CDS encoding bacterial Ig-like domain-containing protein, producing the protein MLKSLKNKAIGSYLCLAAAIVALITGICFLMTQEVAAPLGHKGPMPGMVLLVGAVVSIIIFFVPVRFGAIIQAAIYNVALYLVVVQLYFVFADVINHVTFAGGNPTLCVFYMVGTFIAALLCVIACFMKESKVDDEVSLGKDLLKGGVLAVASCAAVFGLSFVNVAPAVEVVADAADVEDAVVMNLADNSFANMSIEELAAIPRDTWEAKEANGEVAYFFEGQYTEGFATIVDPACLDMYCAVDGSMYGSFSGPTTSVASGKVEYVYGYWYNRDENGDRNFVVHITGTLNSAGVTRAVNVEGGEDADVFIFDTEHGDYTLEASLSYGVGGGTFTRNINVYGMPYAGAQSIAIDSSKLRTFYTGDAFDAGELVVTAVRANGAEESIWNGRLNYDGFDSTTVGTKKVTGTFLGQSQEFEVKVEELVTESFEGTYELVSGEAPVAMDATLLIDYSHKVVTITAADGSAAISGTIVDANDSVVTASLNGSEPLEIALSGEEGERSAIIPAHEEVVRGWTGSTTYSIGECGFGLE; encoded by the coding sequence ATGCTGAAAAGCTTGAAAAATAAGGCCATTGGCAGCTATCTGTGTCTTGCAGCTGCGATTGTGGCGTTAATTACCGGTATTTGCTTTTTAATGACTCAGGAGGTGGCAGCACCTCTTGGTCACAAGGGCCCTATGCCCGGAATGGTACTTCTTGTTGGTGCCGTAGTTTCAATCATAATATTTTTTGTGCCTGTACGCTTTGGTGCTATTATACAGGCAGCGATTTACAATGTAGCTCTTTATCTTGTAGTAGTTCAGCTTTATTTTGTATTCGCTGACGTTATCAACCATGTAACTTTTGCAGGTGGTAATCCTACACTTTGCGTTTTCTACATGGTAGGAACTTTTATAGCAGCTCTTTTATGCGTAATAGCTTGCTTTATGAAGGAGTCTAAGGTTGACGATGAGGTTAGCCTTGGAAAAGACCTTCTTAAGGGCGGAGTTCTTGCAGTAGCATCATGTGCAGCAGTTTTTGGTCTTTCTTTTGTAAATGTTGCTCCTGCAGTAGAGGTTGTTGCAGACGCAGCTGACGTGGAAGATGCAGTAGTTATGAATCTTGCAGATAACTCTTTTGCTAACATGTCAATCGAAGAACTTGCAGCTATTCCACGCGATACATGGGAAGCCAAGGAAGCAAACGGAGAGGTTGCTTATTTCTTTGAAGGTCAGTACACAGAAGGCTTTGCAACTATTGTTGATCCTGCATGCCTTGATATGTACTGTGCAGTAGATGGTTCAATGTACGGCTCTTTCTCAGGACCTACTACATCAGTAGCAAGCGGAAAAGTTGAGTATGTATACGGATATTGGTATAACCGCGATGAAAACGGCGACAGAAACTTTGTTGTTCATATCACCGGTACACTTAATAGCGCAGGAGTAACCCGTGCAGTTAATGTAGAAGGCGGAGAAGACGCTGATGTATTTATCTTCGATACAGAGCACGGTGATTACACACTTGAGGCCAGCCTTAGCTATGGTGTTGGTGGAGGTACATTTACACGTAACATCAACGTTTATGGAATGCCTTATGCCGGAGCTCAGAGTATTGCTATCGATTCTTCCAAGCTTCGCACATTCTACACAGGTGATGCGTTTGATGCAGGCGAGCTTGTTGTTACAGCTGTACGTGCTAATGGCGCTGAGGAGTCAATCTGGAACGGTCGTCTTAACTATGACGGATTTGATTCTACAACTGTTGGAACCAAGAAGGTTACAGGTACTTTCCTTGGACAGTCACAGGAGTTTGAGGTTAAGGTAGAAGAGCTTGTTACTGAGAGCTTTGAAGGTACTTATGAATTAGTTTCAGGAGAGGCTCCTGTAGCTATGGATGCTACGCTTCTCATTGACTATTCACACAAGGTTGTTACTATTACTGCTGCAGACGGTTCTGCTGCTATCTCAGGCACTATTGTTGATGCAAACGACAGCGTAGTTACAGCTTCACTTAATGGAAGTGAGCCTCTTGAAATTGCTCTTTCAGGAGAAGAAGGTGAGAGAAGTGCTATAATTCCGGCCCATGAGGAAGTAGTAAGAGGTTGGACAGGAAGCACAACATATTCAATCGGTGAATGCGGTTTCGGATTGGAATAA
- a CDS encoding ParA family protein, translating to MPTVFVVANQKGGIGKSTTATNLAGIIGRNHKTLLIDADPQGNSTSTYNAQIEDVATLYDVIIDSDKLPISEAIQHTENGDIVASDPLLVKAEKMLDGELEGFYRLKDALDNLEGYEYIVIDTAPSLNIILYNCLIAADKVIIPVTADSYAMQGIQQLYDTIMSVKRRQNKDLSIAGLLLVRYSGRSNLERETRDNIENIAQKMDTKLFKTVIRECVKTKEAQEAKKLLIDYAPKCNTCLDYLDFVKELKIK from the coding sequence ATGCCTACAGTATTTGTTGTTGCCAACCAAAAAGGTGGTATTGGTAAGAGTACTACCGCCACTAATCTTGCCGGGATCATCGGCAGAAACCATAAGACCCTCCTGATCGACGCAGATCCTCAGGGTAACAGTACCAGCACCTACAATGCTCAGATTGAAGATGTTGCTACACTTTACGATGTTATCATCGATTCAGATAAGCTTCCTATTTCCGAAGCAATTCAGCACACCGAAAATGGCGATATAGTTGCATCAGACCCACTTCTTGTCAAAGCGGAGAAAATGCTTGATGGCGAGCTTGAAGGGTTCTACAGACTAAAAGATGCTCTCGATAACCTTGAGGGTTATGAATACATAGTCATAGATACTGCACCGTCTCTTAACATCATCCTGTACAACTGCCTGATCGCCGCTGACAAGGTTATCATTCCTGTAACTGCTGATTCCTACGCTATGCAGGGTATTCAGCAGCTCTATGACACAATAATGTCTGTCAAACGCAGGCAAAACAAGGATCTTTCTATAGCAGGTCTTCTGCTAGTCAGATATTCAGGACGTTCTAATTTAGAGCGGGAAACAAGAGATAATATCGAGAATATCGCGCAAAAAATGGATACAAAGCTCTTTAAAACAGTCATTCGTGAATGTGTAAAGACTAAAGAAGCTCAGGAAGCTAAAAAGCTCCTGATAGATTATGCCCCTAAATGCAACACTTGTCTTGATTATTTGGACTTTGTCAAAGAACTCAAGATCAAATAA
- a CDS encoding cation:proton antiporter produces MDTLQILRDLVIILVAAKFFGLIARKLKAPQVAGEIIAGLLIGPTLFNLVQSGDFLSGMAEIGVILLMFSAGLETDIDKLKKSGLKSTILACTGVAVPLVLGTLLYMAFYGMAAPGSADFTKALFIGTILTATSVSITVQVLKELGKISTDVGTTIMSSAIIDDVIGIVVLTAVLGLKDPNANLAAVCIKTIAFFALSIVVGIVVFMIMKKIEQRWPHTRRIPILGLALAFAMAYVADKYFGVADITGAYVAGIILSSLDTSEYIDRKMDINSYMIFGPVFFASVGLQTNLRSVDMTIITFSIAFVIVGLLGKVVGCGLVAKCLKYNSSDALKIGVGMMTRGEVALIVAQRGLKADIIDSRYFTAVILLIILSSILTPIIMKAIYASDEKRKIS; encoded by the coding sequence ATGGATACATTGCAGATTCTAAGAGATCTTGTAATTATATTAGTAGCTGCCAAATTTTTCGGACTCATTGCCAGAAAGCTGAAAGCTCCGCAGGTTGCTGGTGAAATAATAGCAGGTCTGCTTATAGGGCCGACTCTTTTCAATCTTGTTCAGTCCGGAGACTTTCTCTCAGGAATGGCTGAAATTGGCGTAATTCTTTTGATGTTCAGTGCAGGCCTTGAGACGGACATTGATAAGCTCAAAAAGTCAGGCCTTAAGTCAACAATCCTTGCCTGCACAGGTGTTGCAGTGCCTTTAGTTCTGGGAACTCTTTTGTATATGGCTTTTTACGGCATGGCTGCTCCGGGCTCTGCAGATTTTACAAAGGCTCTTTTTATAGGAACAATTCTGACAGCAACTTCTGTAAGTATTACAGTCCAGGTATTAAAAGAGTTGGGCAAGATTTCTACAGATGTTGGAACGACGATCATGAGTTCAGCGATCATAGATGATGTAATAGGAATCGTAGTACTTACTGCAGTTCTCGGACTTAAAGATCCAAATGCCAATCTGGCTGCTGTATGTATTAAGACAATTGCATTCTTTGCGCTTTCTATAGTAGTTGGAATAGTTGTTTTCATGATCATGAAGAAGATAGAGCAGAGATGGCCTCATACCAGAAGAATACCGATTCTGGGCCTTGCGCTTGCTTTTGCAATGGCTTACGTTGCAGACAAATATTTTGGAGTTGCCGACATTACAGGTGCATATGTTGCGGGAATAATCCTGAGCTCCCTGGATACTTCAGAGTACATCGACAGAAAAATGGATATCAATTCCTACATGATCTTCGGACCAGTGTTCTTTGCAAGCGTAGGACTTCAGACAAATCTCAGATCTGTAGATATGACAATAATAACATTTTCAATAGCGTTTGTTATTGTTGGACTTCTCGGAAAGGTCGTTGGATGCGGACTTGTAGCTAAGTGTCTTAAGTACAATTCATCTGATGCTCTTAAAATTGGTGTTGGAATGATGACACGAGGCGAGGTTGCTCTTATTGTTGCTCAGAGAGGCCTTAAAGCTGATATTATTGACAGTAGATACTTTACAGCGGTAATTCTTTTGATAATTCTTAGTTCTATACTTACACCTATAATTATGAAAGCAATTTATGCTTCAGATGAGAAACGAAAAATATCATAA
- a CDS encoding ATP synthase F0 subunit B has protein sequence MKKNNLLSAITIGISAMMVLQSPVSAYASENLENLDSLDNSNPGVTEEQAQPETPYEPITEDVQSAADTAIDACVSTPAAEDTGSGEQSQPAQEQQAETNQVVAQEEVQQAADIILNGDSESGTPSASEQKQTQEVKDLIAAATAVATDSTDEEGNKVNSAVTSYDEAAKDIADAKENLTKAEEANKEADAAHKEAVTEVTNAAAELVSPAGIVDTANNISGTVSDANKDAEKLVESIEKAESEEEATQIIENLTTLITTAESTVQLQKEHYGTLSTAYDKAIKELNEAQATLAEKEEALGNNIDQASLKIADAEAEVAAAQQKVDNLGAALEAVENMLDNSSTPTDGDTLNKKRGNNWSGKFTTNVDNSRNIMKDVVVNYYLPQVARKNIITNDPSHPYVFSNPDPKNVDYEHRYTTLEYYYVDDNGSIQKDTKYFNWDSISKADFNNQNIGKNEGDTGIVMYEKTLEEVNSVQDYEKAVELAKSYYKDNPDFKRNGLPLTHGNNYKRCTEQGWFNVYTYMDGDEKKFIVHGELTGPQTGTSVGVTPAFTSFVDANGVEHELTLVPAPSEANTNGLYKDANCLIIGDNATLTKVLNGTDGYSYVHDNVVDKYGISEETVSRLLADNQKLNDYISDNTTAALVNRYANYRKEVDEAKNAAQVATDQVAALKTAMETVEAAKTNPNRNLTAKQILKVDSVADYLGLELTSTQAASLDQMNMTQLKEKLQELKAEADKKVADAIDEMIIVRGKKDKADQILKKLFPTPDPEPEVEPEPDPGTGGTPTTPTTPDPGTGEAPTTPTTPDPGTSETPTTPTTPDGPTTPATGGTSTTPTTDAPTTPATGGTSTAPTTPDGPTTPTTGEVASATTYSAPTVAPTDAGTVTPTTIADATPALAATPAPAAPAVQSLVDTPDTPIIPAAQAVADDQITQPGGDDQTSQPGGGDQVTQPGGDEVQPAPVQIEDGTTPLAAGANSENLQANSDVHPDDSLANPVDILDDDTALASTITDSTQKTMSWWWLLIIALLGATGKKMYDEHMAKKEEKDNLDK, from the coding sequence ATGAAAAAAAACAATTTATTATCTGCAATCACAATAGGTATTTCAGCAATGATGGTGCTGCAATCTCCTGTCTCCGCATATGCAAGCGAAAACCTCGAGAATCTTGACAGCCTTGATAATTCAAATCCTGGCGTTACAGAAGAACAGGCGCAGCCTGAAACTCCATATGAGCCGATAACTGAAGATGTACAAAGTGCTGCTGATACTGCTATAGATGCCTGCGTTAGTACTCCCGCAGCTGAAGATACAGGTTCAGGAGAACAGAGCCAGCCAGCTCAGGAACAGCAGGCTGAAACCAATCAGGTTGTGGCTCAGGAGGAAGTTCAGCAGGCTGCTGATATTATTCTAAATGGCGATTCTGAGAGTGGAACCCCAAGTGCATCTGAGCAGAAACAGACTCAGGAAGTCAAAGACCTGATAGCAGCTGCTACTGCAGTTGCAACAGACAGTACTGATGAAGAGGGCAATAAAGTCAATTCAGCAGTAACAAGTTATGATGAAGCTGCAAAAGATATCGCTGATGCCAAGGAAAATCTTACTAAGGCAGAGGAAGCTAATAAAGAAGCTGACGCAGCACATAAAGAAGCTGTTACTGAAGTTACAAACGCTGCTGCAGAACTTGTTTCTCCTGCAGGAATCGTAGATACTGCCAACAATATCTCCGGTACAGTTTCAGATGCAAATAAAGATGCTGAGAAACTCGTTGAATCTATAGAAAAAGCTGAATCAGAAGAAGAAGCTACACAGATCATCGAGAATCTTACAACGCTTATCACTACTGCCGAAAGCACTGTTCAGCTGCAGAAAGAGCATTACGGCACACTTTCTACAGCTTACGATAAAGCCATTAAAGAACTTAACGAAGCTCAGGCCACCCTTGCTGAAAAAGAAGAGGCTCTCGGAAATAATATTGATCAGGCTTCCTTAAAGATCGCAGACGCAGAAGCAGAAGTTGCTGCTGCTCAGCAGAAAGTAGATAACCTTGGAGCTGCACTTGAAGCAGTAGAAAATATGCTCGATAACTCCTCCACACCTACTGATGGAGATACTCTTAATAAGAAGCGTGGAAATAACTGGAGCGGCAAATTCACTACAAATGTCGATAACAGCCGAAATATCATGAAGGACGTTGTCGTTAACTACTACCTTCCACAGGTCGCTAGAAAGAATATCATAACTAATGATCCTTCACATCCATATGTATTCTCCAACCCTGACCCAAAGAATGTAGATTACGAGCACAGATATACGACACTCGAATACTATTATGTTGATGACAATGGAAGCATCCAGAAAGATACCAAGTACTTTAACTGGGATTCAATTTCCAAGGCTGACTTCAATAACCAGAATATTGGTAAAAATGAAGGCGACACCGGAATTGTAATGTATGAAAAGACTCTTGAAGAAGTAAACTCAGTTCAGGACTATGAGAAAGCTGTAGAACTTGCCAAGTCTTATTACAAAGATAATCCTGATTTCAAGAGAAATGGCTTACCGCTTACACATGGCAATAATTATAAGAGATGCACAGAGCAAGGCTGGTTCAACGTATACACCTACATGGATGGTGATGAAAAGAAATTCATCGTCCATGGCGAGCTTACCGGACCTCAGACAGGTACCAGTGTCGGTGTAACACCTGCATTTACTTCGTTTGTAGACGCAAACGGTGTAGAGCATGAGCTGACACTTGTTCCAGCACCATCAGAGGCTAACACTAATGGCCTTTACAAAGATGCTAACTGCCTGATAATTGGTGATAATGCTACACTTACAAAAGTCCTTAACGGAACTGATGGATATAGCTACGTTCATGACAATGTAGTTGACAAATATGGAATCAGCGAAGAGACCGTTAGCAGGCTGCTAGCTGATAATCAGAAACTAAATGATTATATAAGCGATAATACTACCGCAGCCCTTGTTAACAGATACGCCAACTACAGAAAAGAAGTAGATGAAGCAAAGAACGCTGCTCAGGTAGCTACTGATCAGGTCGCTGCTCTAAAGACAGCTATGGAGACTGTAGAAGCTGCCAAGACTAATCCAAACAGGAATCTGACAGCTAAACAGATACTTAAGGTTGACAGTGTAGCTGATTATCTTGGTCTTGAACTTACATCTACACAGGCAGCAAGTCTTGATCAGATGAACATGACTCAGCTCAAAGAAAAGCTTCAGGAATTAAAAGCTGAGGCTGATAAGAAGGTTGCAGATGCCATCGATGAGATGATCATTGTCAGAGGCAAAAAAGATAAGGCAGATCAGATATTAAAGAAGTTATTCCCTACTCCTGATCCTGAACCGGAAGTTGAACCGGAACCAGATCCTGGAACTGGTGGAACACCAACTACTCCTACCACACCTGATCCCGGAACTGGCGAAGCTCCAACTACTCCTACCACACCTGATCCTGGAACGAGCGAAACTCCAACTACTCCTACTACACCTGACGGACCTACTACTCCTGCAACAGGCGGTACATCAACAACACCTACTACTGATGCACCTACTACTCCTGCAACAGGCGGTACATCAACAGCTCCTACTACACCTGACGGACCTACTACTCCTACTACCGGAGAGGTTGCATCCGCTACAACATATTCAGCTCCTACAGTTGCACCTACAGATGCAGGAACAGTAACTCCTACAACTATAGCTGATGCTACTCCAGCTCTTGCAGCTACTCCAGCTCCTGCAGCACCTGCTGTTCAGAGCCTTGTAGATACACCTGATACCCCTATTATTCCAGCGGCTCAGGCTGTTGCAGACGATCAGATTACTCAGCCAGGTGGTGATGACCAGACTTCTCAGCCAGGTGGCGGAGATCAGGTAACTCAGCCAGGCGGCGATGAAGTTCAGCCCGCACCTGTACAGATTGAAGATGGTACTACTCCTCTTGCAGCTGGTGCTAACTCAGAAAATCTCCAGGCAAATAGTGATGTTCACCCTGATGATTCACTGGCTAATCCTGTAGACATCTTGGATGATGACACAGCTCTTGCATCTACAATTACTGATAGCACCCAGAAGACAATGAGCTGGTGGTGGCTCCTCATAATTGCTCTTCTTGGAGCAACCGGCAAGAAGATGTACGATGAGCACATGGCCAAAAAGGAAGAGAAGGACAATCTGGATAAGTAA
- a CDS encoding beta-glucosidase — translation MKKQSTNKSRLWLGLAGSAVMLTNLVFTGTAIAFQQEGEINHALGIEGGGATYGGTEFSDDGALTDDSYAKYIEAAYKFCEQEEEEGSVLLYNKDNALPLSDSERNVTAFGRGSIDPVFRSTAGGSSTNKEYQQTPVDALKGAGFNVNQTVLDAYANAPAAEARSVSSVGEYDSSIFTSAVEKSYDSYGDVAFVTLSRFATEGNDLAMVNNKGKRMLELDDNEKAIFKSIKDSGKFNKTVVILNSVFALEMDWLEEYDVDAVLWVGNPGFYGMPGAIRVVTGEVNPSGHTTATFAANSLSAPSAENFGLHKYDYGTKAPREAGENFVSYNEGIYVGYRYYETRYEDTVLGRGNADSAAGAKASESGWNYADEVCFPFGYGLSYTTYDYHMDDLKYDEASDVFKATVTVSNTGAMDGKATVQLYGQSPYTEYDAMNGVEKSSIQLLGYDKIDVAAGESQTVDIEVPGYFLASYDRLGAKGYILDAGDYYFAVGNGAHDALNNVLASKCGADVEGKLTDEAGNVVSGNAEAVKVWTAPNTEVDTVKYRKSRYNSDVEVTNTFDDADVNYWVNDDEKITYLSRSDWDATYPTTLETITVNDKLYDGLNMQTYVKAADAKHVSDFNLGVKLDEKIDFIDMKGVAFDDPKWDDFLSQLTLSELLINMGDSKGIKAVKAVNKPGCTIVDGPEGMNGQFKYGDRRNCTGWATLPIVGATWDHDVQTRFGQMYGEDALYASIPIAYAPGADTLRSPYSGRTSEYFSEDGVLSYYAAKNVSHGMRTKGLIGTVKHFFLNEQEAGRQGISTYANEQAIREIYMRAFEGSLAEGDSLGVMTAYNRIGVMYAAASQGIQHILRDEWKYDGYIIDDALTASDYSSAPEMLMAGNNIFCLDTARPTEIEKLINDTDDGDLLQKVLDSNRYMYYIMLKSSMGGSGDAEIVVSDAAPWWQIVLRVLDVTAVVLLVGAVVMYVLHTYTKVFAKDKKIAA, via the coding sequence ATGAAAAAACAAAGCACTAACAAGTCCAGGTTATGGCTTGGACTTGCAGGTTCTGCAGTTATGTTAACAAATCTTGTATTCACAGGAACTGCAATCGCTTTCCAGCAGGAAGGTGAGATCAACCATGCACTTGGTATTGAAGGCGGCGGAGCTACTTATGGTGGCACTGAATTCTCAGATGACGGCGCACTTACAGACGACAGTTATGCAAAATATATAGAAGCTGCTTACAAATTCTGTGAGCAGGAGGAAGAGGAAGGAAGTGTTCTTCTCTATAATAAGGACAATGCTCTTCCATTATCAGATTCAGAGAGAAATGTAACTGCTTTTGGACGCGGAAGCATAGATCCTGTATTCCGTAGTACTGCAGGTGGTTCATCAACAAATAAAGAATACCAGCAGACTCCTGTAGATGCTCTTAAGGGCGCAGGATTTAATGTCAACCAGACAGTACTCGATGCTTATGCTAATGCTCCTGCTGCAGAAGCAAGAAGCGTATCAAGTGTTGGCGAGTACGATTCTTCTATTTTTACATCTGCTGTAGAAAAATCTTATGATTCATACGGTGATGTTGCGTTTGTAACTCTTTCCCGTTTCGCAACAGAGGGTAATGACCTTGCTATGGTAAACAACAAGGGTAAGAGAATGCTTGAACTTGATGATAACGAGAAGGCTATCTTCAAGAGCATCAAGGATTCCGGCAAATTTAACAAAACAGTAGTTATCTTAAACTCAGTATTTGCACTTGAGATGGACTGGCTTGAGGAATACGATGTTGATGCTGTTCTATGGGTAGGTAACCCTGGATTCTACGGTATGCCAGGTGCAATCAGAGTAGTGACAGGTGAAGTTAACCCTTCAGGTCATACAACAGCTACTTTTGCAGCAAATTCTCTTTCAGCTCCATCAGCAGAGAACTTTGGTCTTCACAAATATGACTACGGCACAAAGGCTCCACGTGAAGCAGGTGAGAACTTCGTAAGCTATAACGAGGGTATCTACGTAGGTTACAGATACTATGAGACTCGTTATGAGGATACAGTACTCGGTCGTGGAAATGCTGATTCAGCTGCTGGAGCTAAGGCTTCAGAGTCAGGCTGGAATTATGCTGATGAAGTTTGCTTCCCATTTGGTTATGGACTTTCATATACAACTTATGATTATCACATGGATGATCTTAAGTATGACGAAGCTTCAGATGTATTCAAGGCAACTGTAACAGTAAGCAACACAGGTGCCATGGATGGTAAGGCAACAGTTCAGCTCTATGGACAGTCTCCATATACAGAGTATGACGCTATGAATGGCGTTGAGAAGTCATCTATTCAGCTTCTTGGCTATGACAAGATTGATGTGGCTGCAGGTGAATCTCAGACTGTTGATATCGAAGTTCCGGGATATTTCCTGGCATCTTATGACAGACTTGGTGCTAAGGGTTATATCCTTGATGCAGGCGACTATTATTTTGCTGTAGGTAACGGCGCTCACGATGCTCTTAATAACGTACTTGCATCCAAGTGCGGAGCAGATGTTGAAGGAAAGCTTACTGATGAAGCAGGTAATGTAGTTTCAGGTAATGCTGAAGCTGTTAAGGTTTGGACAGCGCCTAACACAGAAGTTGATACAGTAAAGTATCGCAAATCACGTTACAACAGCGATGTAGAAGTTACAAATACATTTGACGACGCTGATGTTAACTACTGGGTAAATGACGACGAGAAGATCACATATCTTTCACGTTCAGATTGGGATGCAACATATCCTACAACACTTGAGACAATTACAGTTAACGATAAGCTTTATGATGGACTTAACATGCAGACTTATGTCAAGGCAGCTGATGCCAAGCATGTTTCAGACTTCAATCTTGGAGTTAAGCTCGATGAGAAAATTGATTTCATAGATATGAAGGGCGTAGCTTTTGATGATCCTAAGTGGGATGATTTCTTATCACAGCTCACTCTTTCTGAGCTCCTCATCAACATGGGTGATTCTAAGGGTATCAAGGCTGTTAAGGCAGTTAACAAGCCTGGTTGCACAATCGTTGACGGACCTGAGGGAATGAATGGTCAGTTTAAGTATGGTGACCGTCGTAACTGTACAGGTTGGGCAACACTTCCAATCGTTGGCGCTACATGGGATCATGATGTGCAGACAAGATTTGGACAGATGTACGGTGAAGATGCTCTTTATGCATCTATTCCTATCGCTTATGCTCCAGGTGCTGATACACTTCGTTCTCCTTATTCAGGACGTACTTCTGAGTACTTCTCAGAGGATGGTGTTCTTAGCTACTATGCAGCCAAGAACGTATCACATGGTATGCGTACAAAGGGACTTATCGGAACAGTTAAGCACTTCTTCTTAAATGAACAGGAAGCAGGAAGACAGGGTATTTCTACATACGCTAACGAGCAGGCTATCCGTGAAATATACATGAGAGCTTTTGAGGGATCACTTGCTGAGGGAGATTCTCTTGGTGTTATGACAGCTTATAACCGTATCGGTGTTATGTATGCAGCAGCAAGCCAGGGAATTCAGCACATTCTTCGTGATGAGTGGAAATATGATGGATATATCATTGATGACGCTCTTACAGCATCAGATTATTCATCAGCTCCTGAAATGCTCATGGCAGGTAACAATATTTTCTGTCTTGATACAGCAAGACCTACAGAAATTGAGAAGCTTATAAATGATACAGATGATGGAGATCTTCTTCAGAAGGTCCTCGATTCTAACCGTTATATGTACTACATCATGCTCAAGTCCTCAATGGGAGGATCAGGTGATGCTGAGATCGTAGTTTCTGACGCAGCACCATGGTGGCAGATTGTTCTCAGAGTCCTTGATGTAACTGCTGTTGTACTTTTAGTCGGCGCTGTTGTTATGTATGTTCTTCATACATATACCAAGGTTTTTGCAAAAGACAAAAAGATTGCCGCTTAA